Proteins co-encoded in one Terriglobia bacterium genomic window:
- a CDS encoding transposase encodes MALLLRREGLYSSHLTTWRKQRKSGEIAGLEPRKRGKKPFPRNPLAAENERLHRETQRLQKRLRQAETIIDVQKKLCDLLGLTVPPIEQNGSDE; translated from the coding sequence ATTGCGTTACTCCTCCGGCGTGAAGGGTTGTATTCGTCGCACCTGACCACCTGGCGTAAGCAGCGCAAGTCGGGAGAAATCGCCGGTTTGGAGCCCCGTAAGCGCGGCAAGAAGCCATTTCCGCGCAATCCACTGGCCGCCGAAAACGAACGTCTACACCGTGAAACCCAGCGGCTGCAGAAGCGCCTGCGCCAGGCCGAAACCATCATCGACGTCCAAAAAAAACTCTGCGATCTACTAGGGCTGACGGTACCCCCGATCGAGCAGAACGGGAGCGACGAATGA
- a CDS encoding IS1634 family transposase → MFLRYTQRKKDGKLHRYWSIVENHRGEGRRVVQRQVLYLGEINDSQEAAWCRSIEVFESGTGHWRQVSLFPEDREAPELAHEVVHVCLDQLQLRRPRQWGACWLASELWRQLTLDDFWREKLRPSREGTDWLDVLKILVSYRLIDPGSEWRLHREWYHRSAMRDLLGRTGDTVELQSLYRCLDLLLDHKRDLFSFLTERWQDLFEARYEVLLYDLTSTYFECDPPEHGKRRHGYSRDKRPDCVQVVIALVITPEGFPLAYEVMTGNTSDKTTLKAFLEKIENQYGKANRVWVMDRGIPTEDILREMRTATTPVSYLVGTQRGRLTKLEREFLKLPWARVKDSLEVKLLPQEGELYILARSQGRRKKERAMRRRRLKKLWHRLHELQRQKLTRDELLLKLGAAKAEAGKAYRLVEVHVPSAKEPVNAETFTFSVRKEKLRAAMRTEGDYLLRSNLSGEDPAILWQRYIQLTEIEAAFRNLKSDLAIRPIHHQKDPRIEAHIFIAFLAYCLYVTLQQRLRALAPGLTSRAVIEKMTAIQMIDVHLPTTDGRMLILSRYTQPEPDHQLLLQRLHLMLPAQPPPKISQQGENDATEPIAL, encoded by the coding sequence ATGTTTCTTCGTTACACGCAGCGAAAGAAAGACGGGAAACTGCACCGCTACTGGAGCATCGTTGAGAATCACCGTGGTGAGGGCAGACGAGTAGTCCAGCGACAGGTACTCTACCTGGGCGAGATCAACGACAGCCAAGAAGCAGCCTGGTGCCGAAGCATCGAGGTGTTTGAGTCGGGGACGGGCCACTGGCGTCAGGTTTCACTTTTCCCCGAGGATCGTGAAGCACCGGAACTGGCGCATGAGGTTGTCCACGTTTGTTTGGATCAACTGCAGCTTAGACGGCCGCGGCAATGGGGAGCGTGCTGGTTGGCATCTGAGTTATGGCGACAGCTGACGCTGGATGACTTTTGGCGCGAGAAGCTCAGGCCGAGTCGTGAAGGAACCGACTGGCTGGACGTGTTGAAGATTCTTGTGAGCTATCGCTTGATCGATCCCGGCAGTGAATGGCGGCTGCACCGTGAGTGGTATCACCGTTCGGCGATGCGTGACCTCCTTGGGCGCACCGGTGACACCGTCGAGTTGCAGTCGCTGTACCGATGCCTGGACTTGCTGCTCGATCACAAGCGCGACCTGTTCAGCTTTCTGACCGAGCGCTGGCAAGATCTGTTTGAGGCCAGATACGAAGTTTTACTGTATGACCTGACCAGCACCTATTTTGAATGCGATCCTCCCGAGCATGGCAAGCGACGGCATGGCTACAGCCGCGACAAACGTCCGGACTGTGTGCAGGTGGTGATCGCGCTCGTGATCACGCCGGAAGGATTTCCGCTGGCATACGAGGTGATGACGGGAAACACCAGCGATAAGACCACGCTCAAAGCATTCCTCGAGAAGATCGAAAACCAGTATGGGAAAGCCAATCGGGTTTGGGTCATGGATCGCGGGATCCCGACCGAGGACATTCTGCGTGAAATGCGGACGGCAACCACGCCGGTATCCTATTTGGTCGGGACGCAACGAGGGCGGCTGACGAAACTGGAAAGAGAGTTTTTGAAACTGCCATGGGCGAGGGTGAAGGACTCTCTGGAAGTGAAACTCTTGCCGCAGGAGGGAGAGCTGTACATCCTGGCCCGCAGCCAAGGCCGCAGGAAGAAGGAGCGCGCGATGCGGCGGCGCCGGCTCAAAAAACTGTGGCACCGTCTTCATGAGTTGCAACGGCAGAAACTGACGCGCGATGAATTACTGTTGAAGCTTGGGGCAGCCAAGGCGGAAGCCGGCAAAGCTTATCGGCTGGTGGAAGTTCATGTGCCCAGCGCCAAAGAACCAGTCAATGCCGAGACCTTCACCTTTTCTGTGCGCAAAGAGAAACTCCGAGCGGCCATGCGTACTGAAGGCGATTATCTACTGCGCTCGAATCTCTCGGGCGAGGACCCGGCAATCCTGTGGCAGCGGTATATTCAGCTGACGGAAATCGAGGCGGCCTTTCGCAATCTGAAGAGTGATCTGGCCATCCGGCCGATTCACCATCAGAAGGATCCGCGCATCGAGGCACACATCTTCATTGCGTTTCTGGCCTACTGTCTCTACGTCACGTTACAGCAGCGGCTGCGGGCTTTGGCGCCCGGGCTCACGAGCAGAGCCGTAATCGAGAAGATGACCGCCATCCAGATGATTGACGTTCACCTACCAACCACGGACGGCAGGATGCTTATCCTCTCCCGATATACGCAACCGGAACCAGATCACCAACTGCTGCTGCAGCGGCTCCACCTGATGCTGCCGGCGCAGCCACCGCCCAAAATCTCTCAACAGGGCGAAAATGACGCCACCGAGCCCATAGCTTTGTAG